The proteins below come from a single Candidozyma auris chromosome 3, complete sequence genomic window:
- a CDS encoding TRAPP subunit TRS31, with amino-acid sequence MSEKPILPSIVSMGALTINDTSKHGFGYNPSVGPSSNAITPESSSILLNKRSISLTPVSHNSIYDRNINTKKINEISLSSLAYLFCEVVNWASSQSKGIQDLENRLNGLGYQIGQRFLELVKLREGMKHGKREIRIIEILQFIHGPFWKSLFGKTANDLEKSQDVNDEYMIIDNLPIVSKFISIPKEYGNLNCSAFVAGIIEGALDSSGFHATVVAHSAPSENHPLRTVFLIKLDEQLLLREEIRFN; translated from the coding sequence ATGTCTGAAAAGCCAATATTACCCTCGATTGTGTCCATGGGAGCACTCACAATCAATGACACTTCAAAACATGGGTTCGGATACAACCCCCTGGTTGGGCCTTCTTCCAATGCAATCACTCCGGAGTCATCGTCTATTCTCTTGAATAAGCGCTCTATCAGCCTAACTCCCGTCTCACACAACTCGATATACGACCGAAATATCAAtaccaagaagatcaatgagatcaGTCTATCGTCACTAGCATACCTCTTCTGTGAGGTGGTGAACTGGGCACTGTCACAGTCCAAAGGGATTCAGGATCTAGAAAATAGACTTAATGGGCTTGGGTATCAGATAGGCCAGCGGTTTTTGGAGCTAGTAAAACTACGAGAGGGAATGAAGCACGGCAAGAGAGAGATCAGAATCATCGAGATTCTACAATTTATACACGGTCCCTTCTGGAAGAGCCTCTTTGGGAAGACAGCCAACGATCTAGAGAAGTCACAAGACGTGAATGACGAGTATATGATCATCGATAATCTTCCGATAGTTTCCAAGTTCATCAGTATACCGAAAGAGTACGGCAATTTGAATTGCCTGGCATTTGTCGCTGGTATTATCGAGGGAGCATTAGACTCCTCCGGCTTTCATGCTACAGTTGTGGCACACTCGGCGCCTTCAGAGAACCATCCACTTCGCACGGTGTTCTTAATCAAACTAGACGAACAATTGCTTCTCAGAGAGGAGATTAGATTCAATTAG
- a CDS encoding peptide alpha-N-acetyltransferase complex A subunit ARD1, which produces MGINIRRATIEDVQAMQNANLLNLPENYQLKYYMYHILSWPQASFVATTYDPIENDEDGESSEVLAEEANQIHSSSADPKGDTSYIRKGEKIVGYVLGKMEDDPEAEDKTPHGHITSLAVMRTYRRMGLAEKLMRQSLYAMCEVFKAQYVSLHVRKSNRAALHLYRDSLSFEMTNIEKSYYQDGEDAYAMRKDLKIEEMLPYHGHEEQDDFTQDLI; this is translated from the coding sequence ATGGGTATTAACATAAGAAGGGCTACTATAGAGGATGTCCAGGCGATGCAAAATGCTaacttgctcaacttgCCCGAGAACTACCAGTTAAAATACTATATGTACCATATCTTATCCTGGCCCCAAGCAAGCTTTGTGGCTACCACTTACGACCCTATTGAGAATGACGAGGATGGTGAGAGCAGCGAGGTCcttgcagaagaagctaACCAGATCCATTCTTCCTCTGCAGACCCGAAAGGAGACACTTCTTACATCAGAAAAGGAGAGAAGATCGTTGGATACGTCTTGGGAAAGATGGAAGACGACCCGGAAGCCGAGGACAAGACTCCACACGGACACATTACGTCGTTGGCAGTCATGAGAACATACCGAAGGATGGGCTTGGCTGAGAAATTGATGCGCCAATCTTTGTATGCCATGTGTGAGGTTTTCAAGGCGCAATATGTCTCTTTGCACGTCAGAAAGTCCAACAGAGCAGCATTACATTTGTACAGGGATTCCCTACTGTTTGAAATGACCAACATAGAAAAATCATACTACCAGGACGGTGAAGATGCATATGCTATGAGgaaggacttgaagatAGAGGAGATGCTTCCGTACCATGGCCATGAGGAACAGGACGACTTTACACAAGATCTTATATAA